One genomic segment of Hordeum vulgare subsp. vulgare chromosome 2H, MorexV3_pseudomolecules_assembly, whole genome shotgun sequence includes these proteins:
- the LOC123428583 gene encoding dolichyl-diphosphooligosaccharide--protein glycosyltransferase subunit 1B gives MAMSPSLRTTALLLPLFLAVAVAVAASSSSQAQAPEDGIRVISAEKRIDLTGPIVKVFLTLKVQNAATGADASHVLIAFTPTEAQHLAIVKATRAEGKRKKKTYVPLPVSPANPTAAAPNGARLYSISLPTPLKPAETTTVEVFYVLTHSLEPFPAEITQSESQLVYYRDSAVILSPYHVQEQATYVKTPSSRVESFTRVDPTSRSGPDVKYGAYSSQLPYAYSPIILHYENNHAFAVVEELVRKVEISHWGNVQVTEHYKLKHGGAKHKGVFSRLEYQARQSISGASSFKNLLARLPPRVHSVYYRDEIGNISSSHLRSDSYKSELEIEPRYPLFGGWHCTFTIGYGMPLQDFLFESADGRRFANLTFGSPLLNTVVDNLTIKVVLPEGSKSPQAVVPFETDQHLETSYSYLDVVGRTTVVIKKKNVVGEHNVPFQVYYEFSPIFMLAEPLMLITAALLFFAACIAYLHMDLSIAKSHAS, from the exons ATGGCGATGTCGCCGTCCCTCCGCACCACCGCCCTgctcctccccctcttcctcgccgtcgccgtcgccgtcgccgcctcctcctcctctcaggCACAAGCGCCGGAGGACGGCATCCGGGTCATCTCCGCCGAAAAAAGG ATCGACCTCACCGGCCCCATCGTCAAGGTCTTCCTCACCCTCAAG GTCCAGAACGCCGCCACCGGCGCCGATGCATCACATGTCCTCATCGCCTTCACGCCTACCGAGGCCCAGCACCTCGCCATCGTCAAGGCCACCAGGGCCGAGGGCAAGCGCAAGAAGAAGACCTACGTACCGCTCCCGGTATCACCCGCcaaccccaccgccgccgctcccAACGGCGCCCGCCTCTACTCCATCTCCCTCCCCACCCCACTAAAACCCGCCGAGACGACCACGGTGGAGGTCTTCTACGTCCTCACGCACTCCCTCGAGCCCTTCCCCGCTGAGATCACCCAGTCCGAGTCCCAGCTCGTCTACTACCGCGACAGCGCTGTCATCCTATCGCCGTACCACGTCCAGGAGCAGGCCACCTACGTCAAGACGCCCAGCAGCAGGGTCGAGTCCTTCACCAGGGTCGACCCCACCAGCCGCTCGGGCCCTGATGTGAAATACGGCGCGTACAGCAGCCAGCTCCCATATGCCTACTCGCCGATTATTCTGCATTATGAGAACAACCATGCGTTTGCTGTCGTCGAGGAGCTTGTGCGCAAGGTGGAGATTTCTCACTGGGGAAACGTCCAGGTCACCGAGCACTACAAGTTGAAGCATGGCGGTGCGAAGCACAAAGGAGTCTTTTCAAG GCTTGAGTATCAGGCTAGGCAGTCTATCAGTGGGGCGTCATCATTTAAGAATCTTCTTGCAAGGTTGCCTCCTCGAGTTCATTCAGTCTATTATCGTGATGAGATTGGTAACATCTCCTCATCCCATCTGCGTAGCGATTCATACAAG TCAGAACTAGAAATTGAACCAAGATATCCATTGTTTGGTGGGTGGCACTGCACTTTCACCATTGGCTATGGTATGCCACTGCAAGATTTCCTGTTTGAATCGGCTGACGGTCGACGCTTTGCCAACCTTACATTTGGATCCCCTCTACTGAATACCGTGGTTGATAATCTTACCATCAAG GTTGTGCTTCCTGAGGGATCAAAAAGCCCGCAAGCTGTTGTTCCTTTTGAGACCGACCAACATCTTGAG ACTAGCTATTCATACCTTGATGTTGTGGGGAGGACTACAGTGGTtataaagaagaaaaacgtagtaGGAGAGCACAATGTTCCATTCCAG GTATACTATGAGTTCAGCCCGATCTTCATGCTGGCGGAGCCGCTGATGCTGATAACGGCAGCGCTGCTCTTCTTCGCTGCGTGCATTGCCtatcttcacatggatctctcaaTTGCGAAATCACATGCCTCTTGA
- the LOC123428585 gene encoding histone-lysine N-methyltransferase SUVR4-like isoform X3 has protein sequence MGRNEEKARVALDAMKKLGFGRKQAIPVLKRLFRLFQQQWEPIEAESYRALADAILDDQLQANADADADANGNGGAGSVDGDEAPGQGQGQGQEPPEMSTSQPQTSGSRTDFRPSAPPPTTAIDFLKDPKPEPPQPLDMDVQPGLILRSRNRNRHRASSSQFHDTNPQLISGDENRANQHHSRNTDMSVEPTSTTLINGTRSQVQEAPPLEIDVASSPGGEVKLSLKCSAHPSKLNMPDLEAVYKMVEDKYVRSGKLLPPDFTIRRLMAEICQGVVQLGTQHTDTVEHITQSDTVGNGSTSKHFESGPASSTLAQKQHLPLSRTTHDVDDISKGEENVKIPIANESGRGKCPPSFSYMPGNEIFQKAMVNISLARIGDEDCCVDCFGDCLSAPVPCACARDTGGEYAYTPDGLVKPEFIDKCISMNRFPEEHHKVFCRTCPLGRSRGKASPEPCRGHLVRKFIKECWSKCGCGMRCGNRVVQRGIGHNLQVFPTGNGRGWGLRTQDALPKGAFVCEYAGEILTCAEVDERAVENMKNARYTHTVVLDAGWCSGGALKDEEALCLDGTFYGNVGRFINHRCRDANLAMVPVQVETPDRHYYHAALFTSRKVEALEELTWDYGIDFEWEWEWESGLVKVFECLCGSKYCRGSRQLIWVVCAGFAGHGSGSGSGNGNGKKRSRRGVPQQN, from the exons ATGGGTCGCAACGAGGAGAAGGCGCGGGTGGCGCTGGACGCCATGAAGAAGCTGGGGTTCGGCCGGAAGCAGGCCATCCCCGTCCTCAAGCGCCTCTTCAGGCTCTTCCAACAACAGTGGGAGCCCATCGAGGCAGAGTCCTACCGCGCCCTCGCCGACGCCATACTCGACGACCAGCTTCAG gccaacgccgacgccgacgccgacgccaaCGGCAACGGCGGCGCAGGCAGTGTCGATGGGGATGAGGCGCCGGGCCAGGGCCAGGGCCAGGGCCAGGAGCCGCCGGAAATGTCCACATCTCAGCCGCAAACCTCCGGCTCCAGGACCGATTTCAGACCCTCTGCTCCTCCACCCACCACCGCAATAG ATTTCCTCAAAGACCCCAAGCCCGAACCACCTCAACCTCTCGACATGGATGTGCAGCCTGGCTTGATTCTCCGCTCCCGCAACCGCAACCGTCACCGTGCTTCCTCCTCCCAGTTCCATGACACAAATCCTCAACTCATTTCAG GTGATGAAAACAGGGCAAATCAACATCACAGCAGAAATACAGACATGTCTGTGGAGCCAACAAGCACCACACTGATCAATGGAACACGGTCTCAAGTGCAGGAAGCGCCGCCTTTAGAGATTGATGTAGCATCATCCCCTGGGGGCGAGGTTAAGCTGTCTCTCAAATGCAGCGCACACCCATCAAAGCTCAACATGCCTGATCTAGAAGCAGTATACAAGATGGTTGAGGACAAATACGTCCGCTCAGGCAAGCTTCTTCCTCCTGATTTCACCATTCGCAGGCTCATGGCCGAGATATGCCAGGGTGTTGTGCAGCTGGGCACTCAACATACAGACACAGTGGAGCATATTACACAATCAGATACTGTTGGTAACGGCAGCACGTCTAAACACTTTGAGAGTGGTCCAGCGAGTTCAACTCTTGCCCAGAAGCAACATTTGCCGCTTTCAAGGACTACCCATGATGTGGATGACATATCCAAGGGAGAAGAAAATGTCAAGATACCGATAGCAAATGAATCTGGCAGAGGCAAATGCCCACCATCCTTTTCTTATATGCCAGGCAATGAGATCTTCCAGAAGGCTATGGTGAACATCTCCCTTGCACGGATTGGTGATGAAGACTGCTGCGTTGATTGCTTTGGCGACTGCTTGTCTGCGCCTGTACCATGCGCTTGTGCAAGAGACACCGGGGGTGAATATGCATACACACCGGACGGTTTGGTAAAGCCAGAATTCATTGACAAGTGCATCTCCATGAACCGGTTCCCCGAGGAACATCACAAGGTCTTTTGTAGGACGTGCCCGCTCGGGAGGTCAAGAGGTAAAGCCTCACCAGAGCCTTGCAGGGGCCACCTTGTTCGGAAATTCATCAAGGAGTGCTGGAGCAAATGCGGGTGCGGCATGCGGTGCGGCAACCGTGTGGTCCAACGCGGCATAGGACACAACCTCCAG GTGTTTCCCACGGGAAATGGGAGGGGTTGGGGGCTGCGCACGCAGGATGCATTGCCAAAAGGAGCTTTTGTGTGCGAATATGCGGGGGAAATACTAACATGCGCAGAAGTAGATGAGCGGGCGGTCGAGAACATGAAGAATGCTAGGTATACACATACGGTAGTCTTGGATGCTGGCTGGTGTTCGGGAGGGGCGCTGAAGGACGAAGAGGCCTTGTGCCTAGATGGAACCTTTTATGGGAATGTTGGCAGATTCATCAACCACAG ATGCCGTGATGCAAATCTGGCCATGGTTCCTGTTCAAGTGGAGACTCCTGATCGCCACTATTACCAT GCTGCGTTATTCACAAGCAGGAAGGTGGAGGCCCTTGAGGAACTGACATGG GACTATGGGATCGATTTTGAGTGGGAGTGGGAGTGGGAGTCGGGGCTGGTGAAGGTGTTTGAGTGCCTGTGTGGAAGCAAGTACTGCCGAGGAAGTCGGCAGCTGA TTTGGGTGGTTTGTGCTGGTTTTGCAGGGCATGGGAGTGGGAGTGGGAGTGGGAATGGGAATGGCAAGAAGAGAAGCAGGAGGGGGGTTCCTCAGCAGAATTGA
- the LOC123428585 gene encoding probable inactive histone-lysine N-methyltransferase SUVR2 isoform X1, which translates to MGRNEEKARVALDAMKKLGFGRKQAIPVLKRLFRLFQQQWEPIEAESYRALADAILDDQLQANADADADANGNGGAGSVDGDEAPGQGQGQGQEPPEMSTSQPQTSGSRTDFRPSAPPPTTAIGAATLQMQMPPGAAPAQSSTPTPTLLSKQMMDADFLKDPKPEPPQPLDMDVQPGLILRSRNRNRHRASSSQFHDTNPQLISGDENRANQHHSRNTDMSVEPTSTTLINGTRSQVQEAPPLEIDVASSPGGEVKLSLKCSAHPSKLNMPDLEAVYKMVEDKYVRSGKLLPPDFTIRRLMAEICQGVVQLGTQHTDTVEHITQSDTVGNGSTSKHFESGPASSTLAQKQHLPLSRTTHDVDDISKGEENVKIPIANESGRGKCPPSFSYMPGNEIFQKAMVNISLARIGDEDCCVDCFGDCLSAPVPCACARDTGGEYAYTPDGLVKPEFIDKCISMNRFPEEHHKVFCRTCPLGRSRGKASPEPCRGHLVRKFIKECWSKCGCGMRCGNRVVQRGIGHNLQVFPTGNGRGWGLRTQDALPKGAFVCEYAGEILTCAEVDERAVENMKNARYTHTVVLDAGWCSGGALKDEEALCLDGTFYGNVGRFINHRCRDANLAMVPVQVETPDRHYYHAALFTSRKVEALEELTWDYGIDFEWEWEWESGLVKVFECLCGSKYCRGSRQLIWVVCAGFAGHGSGSGSGNGNGKKRSRRGVPQQN; encoded by the exons ATGGGTCGCAACGAGGAGAAGGCGCGGGTGGCGCTGGACGCCATGAAGAAGCTGGGGTTCGGCCGGAAGCAGGCCATCCCCGTCCTCAAGCGCCTCTTCAGGCTCTTCCAACAACAGTGGGAGCCCATCGAGGCAGAGTCCTACCGCGCCCTCGCCGACGCCATACTCGACGACCAGCTTCAG gccaacgccgacgccgacgccgacgccaaCGGCAACGGCGGCGCAGGCAGTGTCGATGGGGATGAGGCGCCGGGCCAGGGCCAGGGCCAGGGCCAGGAGCCGCCGGAAATGTCCACATCTCAGCCGCAAACCTCCGGCTCCAGGACCGATTTCAGACCCTCTGCTCCTCCACCCACCACCGCAATAGGTGCTGCTACACTGCAAATGCAAATGCCACCAGGCGCTGCACCTGCACAAAGCTCCACACCCACACCCACACTGCTGAGCAAACAGATGATGGATGCAGATTTCCTCAAAGACCCCAAGCCCGAACCACCTCAACCTCTCGACATGGATGTGCAGCCTGGCTTGATTCTCCGCTCCCGCAACCGCAACCGTCACCGTGCTTCCTCCTCCCAGTTCCATGACACAAATCCTCAACTCATTTCAG GTGATGAAAACAGGGCAAATCAACATCACAGCAGAAATACAGACATGTCTGTGGAGCCAACAAGCACCACACTGATCAATGGAACACGGTCTCAAGTGCAGGAAGCGCCGCCTTTAGAGATTGATGTAGCATCATCCCCTGGGGGCGAGGTTAAGCTGTCTCTCAAATGCAGCGCACACCCATCAAAGCTCAACATGCCTGATCTAGAAGCAGTATACAAGATGGTTGAGGACAAATACGTCCGCTCAGGCAAGCTTCTTCCTCCTGATTTCACCATTCGCAGGCTCATGGCCGAGATATGCCAGGGTGTTGTGCAGCTGGGCACTCAACATACAGACACAGTGGAGCATATTACACAATCAGATACTGTTGGTAACGGCAGCACGTCTAAACACTTTGAGAGTGGTCCAGCGAGTTCAACTCTTGCCCAGAAGCAACATTTGCCGCTTTCAAGGACTACCCATGATGTGGATGACATATCCAAGGGAGAAGAAAATGTCAAGATACCGATAGCAAATGAATCTGGCAGAGGCAAATGCCCACCATCCTTTTCTTATATGCCAGGCAATGAGATCTTCCAGAAGGCTATGGTGAACATCTCCCTTGCACGGATTGGTGATGAAGACTGCTGCGTTGATTGCTTTGGCGACTGCTTGTCTGCGCCTGTACCATGCGCTTGTGCAAGAGACACCGGGGGTGAATATGCATACACACCGGACGGTTTGGTAAAGCCAGAATTCATTGACAAGTGCATCTCCATGAACCGGTTCCCCGAGGAACATCACAAGGTCTTTTGTAGGACGTGCCCGCTCGGGAGGTCAAGAGGTAAAGCCTCACCAGAGCCTTGCAGGGGCCACCTTGTTCGGAAATTCATCAAGGAGTGCTGGAGCAAATGCGGGTGCGGCATGCGGTGCGGCAACCGTGTGGTCCAACGCGGCATAGGACACAACCTCCAG GTGTTTCCCACGGGAAATGGGAGGGGTTGGGGGCTGCGCACGCAGGATGCATTGCCAAAAGGAGCTTTTGTGTGCGAATATGCGGGGGAAATACTAACATGCGCAGAAGTAGATGAGCGGGCGGTCGAGAACATGAAGAATGCTAGGTATACACATACGGTAGTCTTGGATGCTGGCTGGTGTTCGGGAGGGGCGCTGAAGGACGAAGAGGCCTTGTGCCTAGATGGAACCTTTTATGGGAATGTTGGCAGATTCATCAACCACAG ATGCCGTGATGCAAATCTGGCCATGGTTCCTGTTCAAGTGGAGACTCCTGATCGCCACTATTACCAT GCTGCGTTATTCACAAGCAGGAAGGTGGAGGCCCTTGAGGAACTGACATGG GACTATGGGATCGATTTTGAGTGGGAGTGGGAGTGGGAGTCGGGGCTGGTGAAGGTGTTTGAGTGCCTGTGTGGAAGCAAGTACTGCCGAGGAAGTCGGCAGCTGA TTTGGGTGGTTTGTGCTGGTTTTGCAGGGCATGGGAGTGGGAGTGGGAGTGGGAATGGGAATGGCAAGAAGAGAAGCAGGAGGGGGGTTCCTCAGCAGAATTGA
- the LOC123428585 gene encoding histone-lysine N-methyltransferase SUVR4-like isoform X2: MGRNEEKARVALDAMKKLGFGRKQAIPVLKRLFRLFQQQWEPIEAESYRALADAILDDQLQANADADADANGNGGAGSVDGDEAPGQGQGQGQEPPEMSTSQPQTSGSRTDFRPSAPPPTTAIGAATLQMQMPPGAAPAQSSTPTPTLLSKQMMDADFLKDPKPEPPQPLDMDVQPGLILRSRNRNRHRASSSQFHDTNPQLISGDENRANQHHSRNTDMSVEPTSTTLINGTRSQVQEAPPLEIDVASSPGGEVKLSLKCSAHPSKLNMPDLEAVYKMVEDKYVRSGKLLPPDFTIRRLMAEICQGVVQLGTQHTDTVEHITQSDTVGNGSTSKHFESGPASSTLAQKQHLPLSRTTHDVDDISKGEENVKIPIANESGRGKCPPSFSYMPGNEIFQKAMVNISLARIGDEDCCVDCFGDCLSAPVPCACARDTGGEYAYTPDGLVKPEFIDKCISMNRFPEEHHKVFCRTCPLGRSRGKASPEPCRGHLVRKFIKECWSKCGCGMRCGNRVVQRGIGHNLQVFPTGNGRGWGLRTQDALPKGAFVCEYAGEILTCAEVDERAVENMKNARYTHTVVLDAGWCSGGALKDEEALCLDGTFYGNVGRFINHRCRDANLAMVPVQVETPDRHYYHAALFTSRKVEALEELTWDYGIDFEWEWEWESGLVKVFECLCGSKYCRGSRQLRHGSGSGSGNGNGKKRSRRGVPQQN, translated from the exons ATGGGTCGCAACGAGGAGAAGGCGCGGGTGGCGCTGGACGCCATGAAGAAGCTGGGGTTCGGCCGGAAGCAGGCCATCCCCGTCCTCAAGCGCCTCTTCAGGCTCTTCCAACAACAGTGGGAGCCCATCGAGGCAGAGTCCTACCGCGCCCTCGCCGACGCCATACTCGACGACCAGCTTCAG gccaacgccgacgccgacgccgacgccaaCGGCAACGGCGGCGCAGGCAGTGTCGATGGGGATGAGGCGCCGGGCCAGGGCCAGGGCCAGGGCCAGGAGCCGCCGGAAATGTCCACATCTCAGCCGCAAACCTCCGGCTCCAGGACCGATTTCAGACCCTCTGCTCCTCCACCCACCACCGCAATAGGTGCTGCTACACTGCAAATGCAAATGCCACCAGGCGCTGCACCTGCACAAAGCTCCACACCCACACCCACACTGCTGAGCAAACAGATGATGGATGCAGATTTCCTCAAAGACCCCAAGCCCGAACCACCTCAACCTCTCGACATGGATGTGCAGCCTGGCTTGATTCTCCGCTCCCGCAACCGCAACCGTCACCGTGCTTCCTCCTCCCAGTTCCATGACACAAATCCTCAACTCATTTCAG GTGATGAAAACAGGGCAAATCAACATCACAGCAGAAATACAGACATGTCTGTGGAGCCAACAAGCACCACACTGATCAATGGAACACGGTCTCAAGTGCAGGAAGCGCCGCCTTTAGAGATTGATGTAGCATCATCCCCTGGGGGCGAGGTTAAGCTGTCTCTCAAATGCAGCGCACACCCATCAAAGCTCAACATGCCTGATCTAGAAGCAGTATACAAGATGGTTGAGGACAAATACGTCCGCTCAGGCAAGCTTCTTCCTCCTGATTTCACCATTCGCAGGCTCATGGCCGAGATATGCCAGGGTGTTGTGCAGCTGGGCACTCAACATACAGACACAGTGGAGCATATTACACAATCAGATACTGTTGGTAACGGCAGCACGTCTAAACACTTTGAGAGTGGTCCAGCGAGTTCAACTCTTGCCCAGAAGCAACATTTGCCGCTTTCAAGGACTACCCATGATGTGGATGACATATCCAAGGGAGAAGAAAATGTCAAGATACCGATAGCAAATGAATCTGGCAGAGGCAAATGCCCACCATCCTTTTCTTATATGCCAGGCAATGAGATCTTCCAGAAGGCTATGGTGAACATCTCCCTTGCACGGATTGGTGATGAAGACTGCTGCGTTGATTGCTTTGGCGACTGCTTGTCTGCGCCTGTACCATGCGCTTGTGCAAGAGACACCGGGGGTGAATATGCATACACACCGGACGGTTTGGTAAAGCCAGAATTCATTGACAAGTGCATCTCCATGAACCGGTTCCCCGAGGAACATCACAAGGTCTTTTGTAGGACGTGCCCGCTCGGGAGGTCAAGAGGTAAAGCCTCACCAGAGCCTTGCAGGGGCCACCTTGTTCGGAAATTCATCAAGGAGTGCTGGAGCAAATGCGGGTGCGGCATGCGGTGCGGCAACCGTGTGGTCCAACGCGGCATAGGACACAACCTCCAG GTGTTTCCCACGGGAAATGGGAGGGGTTGGGGGCTGCGCACGCAGGATGCATTGCCAAAAGGAGCTTTTGTGTGCGAATATGCGGGGGAAATACTAACATGCGCAGAAGTAGATGAGCGGGCGGTCGAGAACATGAAGAATGCTAGGTATACACATACGGTAGTCTTGGATGCTGGCTGGTGTTCGGGAGGGGCGCTGAAGGACGAAGAGGCCTTGTGCCTAGATGGAACCTTTTATGGGAATGTTGGCAGATTCATCAACCACAG ATGCCGTGATGCAAATCTGGCCATGGTTCCTGTTCAAGTGGAGACTCCTGATCGCCACTATTACCAT GCTGCGTTATTCACAAGCAGGAAGGTGGAGGCCCTTGAGGAACTGACATGG GACTATGGGATCGATTTTGAGTGGGAGTGGGAGTGGGAGTCGGGGCTGGTGAAGGTGTTTGAGTGCCTGTGTGGAAGCAAGTACTGCCGAGGAAGTCGGCAGCTGA GGCATGGGAGTGGGAGTGGGAGTGGGAATGGGAATGGCAAGAAGAGAAGCAGGAGGGGGGTTCCTCAGCAGAATTGA
- the LOC123428586 gene encoding uncharacterized protein LOC123428586, producing the protein MKQNLAFLGSVVGERPQPLAVREVIKAFLVVLLAGGSGRAFSREDHGAVAEDFAGLKRMFCSCSGDGLVTEEVVETETAAAQGVVDLMASPTGKLIEEFCRLSGGTRGMPPGVLPFVRRHERNAAGHDDDNDNDETVESVGRLHYAACAVPPIETTRQPADP; encoded by the coding sequence ATGAAGCAGAACCTAGCGTTCCTCGGCAGCGTTGTCGGTGAGCGGCCGCAGCCGCTGGCGGTGCGTGAGGTGATAAAGGCCTTCCTGGTGGTGCTCCTTGCTGGCGGCAGCGGGCGGGCATTCAGCCGCGAAGACCACGGCGCGGTGGCGGAGGACTTTGCGGGCCTGAAGCGTATGTTCTGCAGCTGCAGCGGGGATGGGTTGGtgacggaggaggtggtggagacgGAGACCGCCGCAGCACAGGGGGTTGTGGACCTCATGGCATCGCCTACGGGGAAGCTCATCGAGGAGTTTTGCCGTTTGTCAGGCGGCACGAGAGGAATGCCGCCGGGAGTTTTGCCGTTTGTCAGGCGGCACGAGAGGAATGCCGCCGggcacgatgacgacaacgataacgatgaGACGGTGGAGTCGGTCGGACGCCTGCACTATGCTGCGTGTGCTGTGCCACCGATCGAGACGACGAGGCAGCCAGCAGATCCTTGA